ATCTGAGTTTCGTGGAAGCGGAGATCGCTGGTAGTGTTGCGATACTCGGCGACAATTGCGCATCCCTTAATGCTGCCGAGAATGGCGGGATTTCAGCTGTAGCCGCCACCCTGCCTTCGAGATGGTTAAGTAGCCTTTTCAGATCTCCTACTTGAAAGTTACCACGCCGGGAATGGTCTGCATTTGTCTGTGAACCTTGGGGTTGCAATGGAGGTATTTCCACTTGATTCCCCCCAGAGGGGCTTGCTGCTGGTTTGTATTCTGGGCGTCTTCAGGTATTATAATTATTTCAGGATTTCGTCCCTGATTTCCCTCTTGATTCCTTCTCCACCTTGGCCGCGGCCTCGAACCGTACCGCGTCATAGTTTTCTATATTCCTGGGGTCATCATGTTCCACATAATCATAGCCATCTGCTTGGTTATTCCAGTGGAAATCGAGGTGTTGCGGTAATTGTCACGAGGGTATCCGTCTAAATATCTGCCTCGGCCTCCCCTCTTCCCCTCCATTGAGGCCTTCTCATCGATCGTTTCCATACCCACGTCcatgatcgcggtgccgctcccgatttCCTGGGGGATTCggggcacacgcgttggatcGCGGTGCGCTCCGATTAtcctgggaattcaggggcacacgcgttggatcGCGGTTCCGCTCCCGATTAtcctgggaattcaggggcacacgcgttggatcgcggtgccgctcccgattttcctggaattcaggggcacacgcgttgtatcaTGGGGAGTCACATCTCCGTGATCAGCTTCTCTCTGCCATTCAAGTAACACCATTCTCAAATCGTCATCGCCCAATGCGAATCCCCAAGCGATCTTTCAGAGCTGCGAAGCCTCGTGGCTGATTCTCCGGTATTGATTCTGCCTGCCGGCGTTCCTCGAGACTACGTCCAGAACGGTATGGATGGGTGGCTCCCCGGTTATCTGTTCGCAGAATTTCCCGTCCATCAGCATCTTCTCCACTAGCTCAATGATCGGGGACGTGTCATTAGAATAGTCCAGGCATCGCGGGGTTATCGGCACGCGCCCTCTTTCAGTGTGGCCCATGGCCGGCCGAGACATCCCTGTCTGTCATGGGTGCTTTTCCAGGCGCCTGAGCCGCTCGGCTTTGTGGCAAAGACCTCTCCTGCCCTTGCGTCGTTCCACGGTGCTTAACCTTGAATCGAAACCATTCAAAGCATCGCCCATGTGATACAGTTGTTCCAACAATgtcagcgttgctgatgagcaCAGGCGGCTGTCCTCCAACATTCGGTGTGGGACGGTCAGTCATTGGCGGAACGTAGGGTCATATTCATAGCCATGATCGGAATCTTCTTCAGAACTTCCATCGTAAAAACCTCCATCATGATATTGAGACATCCTTCCTCCCAGATGTAGATCTTgttagcccctccttctagcgccaatttgttgacggagtAATTTGGAACAACAAAACTTGAGGttagtagccggaaacaagatctgtgatggaGGTTCTTTATCGGAAACGTGAGCAGTAgtcggtggatccgatgaacagtattcgtcggaaaagatgaacagtatttggtggtggtgattattgggggctgagattgcttagggttagtggtggctcctttgcgctctcgcttctgaccccttacaatgtgcctacgtacccctatttataggggatcaagcccacgtagttcttggggaacaagaaacctaatgggcttagattcttatcccgaggcccaataggaaacctactggaaaccgtcttctactagctttaggaatgtccgccgatgaggcccaaccacaaaggcccaaggctcgtccgcggcttcgagacttcacggataaggcatctccctggccaaggaaaaccctccgctaccagctgtttctctagtccgtggacgcaggtatagctgtggttcaccccaaatgttggacgcatccttgtcccccgataaggagcccctaccagattgcaggacaagtgatcccaagcttttgggtgcaaagtgcaggatactccgaagtctcccaacgaggacacccgttgactacagagacagagctcccaaagcacacaccagatttcaccccaacatccccaatgaggacatccattgactacaggaggaggccttcagtccaggcatacccctggaggtctctgaccacggacaccgcctttcttgtagatatgctacaggaaggagttcctcaatagagtacctgcatcaagtaggttagtaataataatctccatcttccttgagcCTTCTAGAGAATCCACCTAATCAGCACATAAAGCCATACCTATGTCCAAGTAGAAATTCAAGGCGCGCCCTAACATCTCTGTATGTGGCGCCGCCCTGTATCACCAGCTTTTGGTTTCTCATACCATTTTACATCATAAGGTGTGCCCTAAACTATTCATCTTTGGGGCTGACTTTAATTATGCCCAAGCTACAGTATGGACATGTCGAAGTAATCATGTCCAAATGATCCACCCAAGGAGCCTTCCTTacctagggcgcgccctaaggctcacTATAGGACAGACTCCAATTAAGCCACTCATCTATCTTTTTTCAACGATTGGACGCGCCTCGTCATGTTCAAAGGCGCGCCTTTAAGGCAAACGGTCACGGGCCACTCAACTGTTTAACCAATGCAGCGCGTTCTTAGGGCGTGCCATCTGTTTATGGAAAGTTAATCTTATCTTTTCCTAGTTTTTAGGCGTTTCTCCTTCAATTTTAcctattttatcaatcttaatctgaatattgtttataccaacaTTTGGGCATAACACATATTATTTAAAAGATAAATTACAAAACACATAAAAAGAAATTAcataacaaatataattttaattcaGGTCACCGCCATGGATCTGCCAAAGATGTTCTATAAGATCATTTTACAATTGAAAATAAGCTGGTTTGTTTCGAATTTGTTGATGCATCTGTATGTATTCTCGTAGATTATTCGGATGATTGCGAATTCGAGTAACAACTGGTATTTCGACATCCGAATCAAAGTGTTCTTCTTCGAGGGATGATTCTCTTTCATCGTCAATGATCATATTGTGCAATATTACACAAGTAGTCATAATATATTTCATTGTTTCGACATCCCAAAATCGTGATGGACCACAGATCATTGCAAATCGAGATTGTAGCACTCCAAATGCTCTTTCAACATCTTTTCTAATGGACTCATGTGTAGCTGCAAAATACTTTCTTTTGTTACCTTGAGGTTTTGGAATAGTTTTTACAAATGTTGGCCAAGAAAGATATATGCCATCAGCAAGATAATTATCCCATGTTATATTCATTCTCATTGATGGTATACTTCACTTCAGGTCCGTGACCTTCAGCCAAATCTTCAAATAGATGAGACCGGTCTTATACATTGTTGTCGTTTAATGATCCTGGAAGCCCAAAAAAAGAATACCAAATCCATTTTGAAGCTATGGCTTCTAATATTATAGTTGGTTCATGAACATGACCAGTATACATACCTTGCCAAGTAGTTAGATAATTTTTCCATTTCCAGTGCATACAGTTGATACTACCCAGCATTCCAGGAAAGCCTCGTTGTTCATTCTCTGCCAATAATTTAGAGACATCTTGTTCATTTGGTCGTCTCAAGTATTCTACTTCAATATTTCCATAATTGATTTAAGAAATCTTCTTAGACTCTCTATTGTTGTATTATCACCAATACGTACGTAATCATCAACAACATCAGCTGTCGTTCCATATGCAAGCATCCTCAGTGCAGCTGTCATTGTCTGAAGAGATGACAGTCCAGGAACTCCTACAACATCAGTTCGCTGAGTAAAATAGTAATCATGAATTGCAACTGCTTCCTCAATTCGTAGAAATAATGATCTACGCATTCGAAATCTTCGACGGAATTATGTTTCTGTGTACGTATGTGTATCAGATAAATAATCATGATACAGTCTAGTATGACCTTCTTCCCTATTTCGATTAATCACACGATGATTCACAATACCACCATGATGTGGGATAAATTCACTCTCTAACGTTGATAATGAAGGTGTACAACAGCCATTCTCATTCTTGCATCATGTTCTTCTTCTTCTGGTTACATAATATCAAGAATCATTTGTGTGGTGTTATCATTGAGTACGGTGTGTTGAAATATTTTAAGTTTGTGTTTTACTTCGTTCTTGATCTATATAATTAATAGGAAGTTCAGATGAAGAGATCTTAAATTATTGTCCTTGTTGTGGACCATTTACAAAGATGAATTTTGCCAATGTATTTTCACATCAACTAGTCAAGTGTATTTTCACATCAACTAGCCAAAAAAGCAAAGCCGCTAAAACTGAAAGTTTTTACAAAAGGTGAAGACGAGTGGTAATCTCAATGTTTAATTGAGTTGTCACTTTCATTATCTTTTAACGTATAACAACttatttaaaattttacaaaatatatttttattgaaAACCTATTGTTTAGGATTAAATATACTATTTCAAAAAATAGCCAACCAAAACACAATGTCTTACGGATTCAACAAATTTTAACCAAccatttttttatattattatagtTAACCAGAATCTTTGGAATCTTCATCCAAATTGAAGTAAAGAATTAAGAACTTGTTAATGTCAATAGCATGTTGTAAACTCTGTTTAATTTCTACATATTCTTACATAGTACAAAGAGAATCTTTTGCGTTATATTACTAACTAATAAAATTTCTTGTGTTAAAacaaataaaatgaaaatgtccATCTAAAACCTAGAATATTCTTATTAATATTTACCATAAACTTTTTCATTGTAATGCTATAAATAGATCTAATCCAAAATAGAATTGCACTTGATTAAACTCTTAATAATGAGGTTCAAACAGCTAATGCATGTACACCAAATTTAAGCACGTACAACATGATGCAATTTCCATAATCAATAATAAAACCAGAGCAATTTAACTGAAACAGGTAATAAATATGATCACTAGTTTCACCAATCAACCGTACGTCACCCAGAAATGAGCTCAGAAATGAACTACAGTCTACAGCACATAGAACTTTGTCTTCTATGTGATCCAAATAAAAGCTTATAAAGATACAATTGTTCTTCCCCCTACAGGTTTTAGTATTGTTCTAGTCCCTGGGGGGCAATTTGAAACAGAAACGAAAAAAGGGCATACACTTATCTTGCTTAGAGCAGGTTCTTCGGAGGGTAGGATGACCGCAGCTAACCACAGATCCAACTTAACTGTTTTGCACATTGAAAGATACACTGAAAGAAACATCAACCTAAACGTCAGTAATATAACTCAAAAGGTATTTGTTtctgttatgcccgctttcggccatgggccctaaacaggtccctgtgggtgcactaaatagctggactctcgtgtgtgggctagaaccatggatttatatgacttgggccagcacatgcgggctgggctcgtaacatgcaagctgggttcacatgcgagctgggctcatgacatgagagctgggctcaaacatgcgagttgggctcaagtgaggacatgcgagctgggctcacacatgtaaggtgagctcacatttgtcatttgggctctcatatgcgagctgagctcggttgtgcccacgcgaggtgggctcaggtgccttcatgcgaggtgggcttagctgcccacacgcgggctgagctcatgagcccacatcttatagaaacagaggtaacattatatttattatttaaaggcggtgcgggccgaggtgaccaggccgggccgcatcgaaagactttgtgtgcaacatggaaagtgactcatagatgactgagttgctcgtagatttcggggtcgacacgggttattcctacaattacgggaagaaatgcggagatgccgcgaAATTATAGGAAGCATGTGGagccggtcgagatttacgtgcctaattggctgaaggcctgactttatcgtgggcttgggctgcacgggctgaagagtcctaaccctagcctacgtgacttgttccccaagaactacgtgaggcttgatccctataaatagggtacgtaggcacttgtatgagacatgagtcgacacttgacagagaataacaaaccctattcttttttaaggagtccacatacaagctcagccaccaccaaacaaccttcctccgccctcaaacaccgtccttgatctttgttccgcccattaacctccacaacattgttatacgaaattctccctataacatttggcgctagaaggagtgGTCGTTCATCAATAATAAAACCAGAGAAATTTAACTGAAACAGGTAATAAATATAATCACTAGTTTCACCAATCAAACGTACGTCGCCCAGAAATGAGCTCAGAAATGAACTACAGTCTACAGCACATAGAACTTTGTCTTCTATGTTATCCAATTTAAAACTTATAAAAATGCTTTTGTTCTTCCGCAAACAACCGAAATTTTATTTAAACAACCGAAAACCTTAACCACATTGGATGTTTCTGACGGCATTTCCCTATCACAGGCCACCATGCAAGAAAATTCTATAATGTTTTCTAACCCAGCTAAGGAATATTCTGAAGGCATTTTGGTATACATCTGACGTAAGTATTTGAGATTAGGAGCACGGAAGTTGATAGGTAAGAGTCCTTCACAACAGAACAAGATCAACTTCTCAAGCACAGGGCAATTGAAGACGTTTTGTTCTGAAGTAGAGACATCTGTTAAAACGATTTCCTTCAGAAAAGTCAATCCTCCAAATGTAGGTGTATAGGGTAACCAAACATTTTTTAGGCCCTCTAGATAAAGTTGCTTGATACCCTTAGTTGAGAATAACGGAATCCACTGACCAAAACAATCAAGGATTATCTTGGCATCGCAAAAACCAGGAAAACAGAGAGAAAATCTGAGAATGGGGCCATTGTGGAGTAGGAGAACATTACTTATCACACTAACAAAATTAAGAGCTGCTAGTTCTAGACCACGCGATCTGCCAATATAACATGACTTTTCACTTAAGATGTCTTCATCAAAAACAAGATTTGGAATAGTAGTCCAACAATTCCTCCAATTCCTCGCCAAGATACTGGTTCTCACTGCATCTCGTATAGGCATAAAACAAAGGATAGTTTCTTGTACATTCCGAGGCAGCACAATGATCCTATCTTCCTCAATATGAGTACGACCGACCTTTCTCTTACTAGACTCATCCATTCCCATCTGCAATAAGAAAACGCGTCATAATTTACTAATGATGCCTCATCCATTTATTAACATTTTACTTTTTATGATGTCTCGTCCGATTGTGAAATAATGATATAAATATCGAGTTTTCAATGAACATTAACCAAAATACCCATTTTCAAGCACTTCGGAAAATTCTACCCATTCGATTACCCTAATGTCAAATGCGTATTTTATATCACTATGCCCATCTCCTTTTCTTTTTCGACCCCTTTTATAAAAACACACGCCACGATATCTCGGTGCTCCTCTTATATGAGAATATACTATGAATATTTCAAGCTAGTTGATTACATAATTAGAAGGCGAATCTGATTTAGTGAGGAAATTCTGAAGTGTTGGATAGCATATAAATGTCGTACATGTGTACATCCGTGAGGTTGAACTGGAAAGGTAGTACGCATTTGACAATGGGGGTCTTTGAATGATAGACATTACTAATTTGGTTTCTATAAGATACCCCAAATCCAAATGCATATGAGGTAGTATAATATTACTAAACAATACTATAACCAAACATGTGTATTGCTCAATACTCCAACAACAAATGCATATTCCATTCGAGAATTACAACCATACTCTAACCAAACATGCGTATTACACAATACTCCAACAACAAATGCGTAATTAACAATACCCCAATATCAAAATACATATTACATTCAAGAATTACAACCACTCCCTTTCAAAATTATCATTTTTGTTACCTTTGTACAAAAAAGTGATATTTTTATCAATCAAGTTCCAATTGTTAATATTTACTAAATAACGTATTTTATCAACTATTTTTTTTGAGATAAAGAACTACTTTTTTATTATTTCCAGAGCAAAAGAAGATTGAAAAGATAAATTTGCCCTAGCATTCATAATCAAAGCCCCGAGGGAAAAAAAGGTGAGTGTAGTTTGATATTTTCAAACTGTTTTGCTTAATATTTCCCAATATATATTATCTTTTCATTTTCTTTACTTGTCATAATTTTTGTACCAAATCCGAACGTTAACCATCTATCGGGACGAAACGAAGGCAGTCTAATGTAAAATATATCGACCCTTTTTATACAACCACATGCCGTCATATCTTCGTCCTTCTCTTCTATAAAAATATGCCAGGAATATATGATAGCATAGATATTCCAAGCTAGCTTATTACATAATTAGAAGGCGAATCTGATTTAGTGAGGAAAATTCTTAAGTGTTGGAATCTTATCAAGTACAATATTACTACACAATACTACAAAATACTGTAACTAAACATGCGTATTGCACAATACTCCAACAATGCATAATCAACAATACCCCGACATCAAATGCAAATTCCAATCAAGAATTACAACCACTCTCTTTCAAAATTACCTTTGCACAAAAAAGTAATAATTTTATGCATCAGCTTCCAATTATTAACAAATACTAAAATAACATATTTTTCATCGCAAATTTAGTGAAGTCCAGTAACTTACTAACTTTCTCTTCATTTTACCCACTTTTTCTTCATGTTAATTATCACACATCACTCGTTACACCCATGTATACAAAATTAATCACTCGCTATTAT
The sequence above is drawn from the Apium graveolens cultivar Ventura unplaced genomic scaffold, ASM990537v1 ctg8363, whole genome shotgun sequence genome and encodes:
- the LOC141704876 gene encoding uncharacterized protein LOC141704876; amino-acid sequence: MNITWDNYLADGIYLSWPTFVKTIPKPQGNKRKYFAATHESIRKDVERAFGVLQSRFAMICGPSRFWDVETMKYIMTTCVILHNMIIDDERESSLEEEHFDSDVEIPVVTRIRNHPNNLREYIQMHQQIRNKPAYFQL
- the LOC141704878 gene encoding F-box/FBD/LRR-repeat protein At1g13570-like, giving the protein MGMDESSKRKVGRTHIEEDRIIVLPRNVQETILCFMPIRDAVRTSILARNWRNCWTTIPNLVFDEDILSEKSCYIGRSRGLELAALNFVSVISNVLLLHNGPILRFSLCFPGFCDAKIILDCFGQWIPLFSTKGIKQLYLEGLKNVWLPYTPTFGGLTFLKEIVLTDVSTSEQNVFNCPVLEKLILFCCEGLLPINFRAPNLKYLRQMYTKMPSEYSLAGLENIIEFSCMVACDREMPSETSNVVKVFGCLNKISVVCGRTKAFL